The genomic DNA TTGATCGCCGGATGCGCCGAGACACCACACAATACCATGCTCACCTATCGTGTGATATGGCTCTTCGCTCGCTCCGCGGTGCCTCGCGCTCCGGGCTGCCGGAGGCGATTTATTCACAAGCTCCCAGAGTTTGTGATAGAACCGTCGCGAGCGATGGGAGGTCGCGTTCCGCCGGAGCGCAGGAACCGGAGTGTATGTTGAAATACATGAGGATTCCGAGCACCGCCGGACGCGAGATCCCGAGCGCAGTAGGTTTTTTCACAAACTCTTAGGCCGCAGCGCCCCCGCGAAAACTTGGCGGCGGTAGTCCTCTGAAATTGACCGCCCGGTCCAGCAGGCCGCAAGCAGCGAGGCCGAACACGGTGTAGTGCGGGGTGATAAACAGCACCACATAGAGAATCACGAGCCAAGCCTTGGAATGTCCCCGGGCCCGATGCTGGTGGTGCACGACCGCGAGCCCCTGAAAGCAATAAAGCACACAGGCCACAACCACCAGATCCACGATCACGCCATAGGGACGCGCCCGGCTCATGATTTCGAATACCAAGTAGATGATCATCGCCACAGTCGGAAACGCCAGCACCCCGGGCAAACGCAGCACCTCGAACTCCGCGCGGAAGCCTCCCGGGTTATAGAGCGCCGCCTGCCACCAGCGTGCGAGAAGCAGTGTAACGACGATGCTGAATTCTATGGCTGCGGCGATAAGCGGATTCATCACCGCGGCAAGCTCCACGAGCATTTCGTCCGGGATGAGAACATCGCCATCGGACTCGGCCTGCCGAAACACGCGCTTCAATATCTCCTCCCACCAGGCATCGACGTCGCTCAGCGTAATGCGCATCGCAACGACGAAAAGCCCCGCCATCGCGCCGACCGCTGAAAGCATCACGCCCTGCTCGCGCGAGACGCGCAACACCAGGGCCGCGAGCCATACCGGCAGCCACAGCGCCACGAGGAGCGAAGCCACCGGCAGGAGGTTACGAAAACCGCCGAACGCCACCGCGCCGCTCAGAAAGGCGGCGCCGGCAATGACAAACGTTCCCTCGCGCGCGCCGTGCCGGAGCGCGACCAGACCGACGGCAGCGCCGCTCAGGTAGGAAACCGGGGGCATGAGCCAGCTCAAAACACCGCATAGACCCGCGACCCCCGCGGCCTGCAAACGCCCGCGCATCACATATTCGGCGAGGATCTTCACGCCATCACGCCGGACCGAGCAAGCGGCGGCCGGCCGCGGCGCTTTTAATGAGAGTCACAATAGGGAAGCAGCGCGAGGAACCTCGCCCGCTTGATGGCCGTTGCCAGTTGGCGTTGATAACGCGCCTTCGTGCCGGAGATGCGGCTCGGCATGATCTTGCCGGTCTCCGTAAGATAACCCTTGAGCGTGTTTAGATCCTTGTAATCGATCTCCTTGACACCTTCGGCCGTGAACCGGCAAAACCGCTTACGACGAAAAAATCGTGACATACTTTCACCTCACCTGGACAACATCTGCTATTTCCTCTCCGGCATTCGAATCCACGGGATCCGGACTTTCAACCGCACTCGGTTCGGGTGCGGGTCTTGGTCCCTCGACCGGCTCTTCGTCGTCGGCGCGTCTTGCTAATAGCGAAGGCTCGGTCACCGCTTCATCCCGGCGCATTACCAGATTGCGAATGACCGCGTCATTGAATCGGAAAGCATTGTTCAGCTCGCTTAAGGTCTCCCCGTCGCACTCCACATTCATCAATACGTAATGCGCCTTGTGGACCTTCTCGATGAGGTAAGTCAATTGCCTGCGGCCCCAATCCTCGAGCCGGTGGATAGCCCCGCCCCGCGTTTCGATCATCGAACGATAGCGATTGATCATAGCGGGGACTTGCTCACTCTGATCGGGGTGAACAAGAAATACGATCTCGTAGTGGCGCATTAGTCGCTCCTCATGGCTTATCGCCTCCCGGCTGACGCTCTCGGCGCTTCGCGGTGAGGCAAGGAGAGTTGTTATAACGCGCCCCGCACGCGGGGCGCTCTGTGCTGTTTTCAGCGCCGCGAATTCTATTGCATTAACCTCCGTCGCGCAATTTTCTGGTTGGATTATGTGCCATCGCAATTGCTTCCGAGACACGTTCGGGAGCGCGCATCTGGCCCTGCAGCGAGTCCAGGTATTTCCTGAAATCCGCCCTCACCTCCGGATGTTTTAGCGCATACTCCACCGTCGCTTGCAGAAAACCGAGTTTTGACCCGCAATCGTAACGTTGCCCTTCGAACTCTAGCGACAGGACGGTTTTCTTGGCGAGAAGCTTGGCGATGGCGTCGGTGAGTTGAATCTCGCCGCGAGCGTCCTCTGCCGTGTGTTCGAGGACCGGCATGATGTCGGGCGTAAGAATGTAACGGCCGACCACCGCGAGGTTCGAGGGGGCATCCTCGGGCCGCGGTTTCTCGACGATGCTTTGCACCTTGCCGACCCGTGGTTCAATGGCTTGAGAGACTACAATGCCGTATCTGCTGGTCTCCTCTTGCGGTACGGGTTCGACGGCGATCACCCCGCAGTTATAGCGCGAATACAGCTCGACCATCTGCGATAGGCAGCCCTTATGGTTACCGTCAATCAGGTCATCGGCGAGCACGACGGCAAACGGTTCCTTGCCGATCACGGGTCTCGCGCAAAGGACGGCGTGACCGAGACCTAAGGCTTCGGATTGGCGAATATAGATACAGGACACGCCCGGCGGGAGAATGTTGGTGGCGAGATCCAGCATCTTGGTCTTATTGTGTTTCGTTAGCTCGGCTTCCAGTTCGTAAGCCTTGTCGAAATGATCCGGAATCGCGCGTTTGTTGCGGCCGGTAATGAATACGAGCTCCGTCACACCCGCCGCTACTGCTTCTTCGACGGCGTATTGAATGAGCGGTTTGTCCACAATGGGCAGCATCTCTTTCGGATTGGCCTTCGTCGCCGGCAGGAAACGTGTCCCTAGACCGGCCACGGGGAAGACTGCTTTTTTTACCGGTTTACTCATGCATACGTCTCCAAAATTGAATAAAAGTGGCGTTGACCGCTAAACGCGATGGTAGGCGTCCGCGAAGCGGACGATATCGTCTTCGCCCAGGTACGCACCCGATTGCACCTCGATGATCTCGAGCGGGATCGTCCCGGGGTTTTCCAGTCTGTGTTGGATGCCGAGGGGGATATACGTCGATTGATTCTCCGTCAGCAGAAAGTCCTCCTCCCCGCGCGTCACGCGCGCCGTGCCCTTGACGACGATCCAGTGCTCCGCGCGGTGATGGTGCATCTGCAGCGACAGCTTCGCGCCGGGCTGCACGATGATGCGCTTGACCTGAAACCGCTCCCCCTGGTCAATGCTCTCATAGCTTCCCCAAGGGCGGTAGACGCGGCGGTGATTCAGGCGCTCTTCCCGGGCGTGTTGCTGCATCCACGCGATCACCTCTTTCACCCCCTGGGCCTTCTCCTTGGGGAGCACGAGCACGGCATCCGCGGTTTCCACGACGGCCAGATCATCACATCCGAGCACGGCGAGGAGACGCGATTCAGACAGCAACAAGTTGTTCCGCGAATCGAGCGCGCAGACATCGCCAAGAATGGCATTACCGTCGCTATCACGCTCGGCGATCTCCCACAGACTCGACCAGGCCCCGACATCCGACCACCCTGCATCGAGCGGCACCATCGCCGTGCGGAAAAAAGAGTCGCCGGAAACTTTTTCCATCACCGCGTAATCGATCGAATCGCTGGGACAGGCCTCGAACGCTTGGCGTTGCATACGGTAAAACCCGCCGTCGAGTTGCGCCTCGCCACACGCGCGCTCGCACGCGGCCAAAATGTCCGGCCGGTAATGCCCGATGGCTTCAAGCCATTGCGACGCCTTCATCATGAAGATCCCGCTGTTCCAGAGACAATTCCCGGCGCTGATATAAAGTTGCGCGCGTTCCGCGCCGGGCTTTTCGGCAAAGGCCTTTACTTGATACGCTTTGTGCGGAGCGATTGCATCGCGACCCCTATCGATCTCCGCGCCGTGCTCAATGTATCCGTACCCGGTTTCGGGTTTGGTGGGCGCCACACCGAAGGTGACTAAATAGTCATCCTGGGCCAATCCGATGCCTCTGAGAACGGCCCGGCAAAACGCCTCGGGGTCTTGAATGACGTGATCGGCCGGCATCATGAGGACGACACACTCGGGGCTGCGCGCTTGGCACACCAGCGCGGCACAGGTGAGCGCGGGCGCCGTGTTGCGGCCCACCGGCTCGAGCATGATGCTGCTTGGCTCCACCCCCACCTGCCGAGCCTGTTCGGTCACCAGAAACTTGTGGTCCTCGTTAGATACGACGATCGGTGGCGGTAATGTCAGGGAATAGGCGGCACTGTCCGGCATCGAAGCCAGACCATCCAGCCGCCGCAGTGTCTGCTGCAGTAAAGTCGCCGCCCTCCCGAGCTTCAAAAACTGTTTCGGGTACTGCTCGCGGGACAGCGGCCAAAGGCGCGTCCCGCCGCCCCCGGCAAGTATGATCGGAATGAGTGTGGTCATGAGATTTTATGCACTGCAATCGGTACAGCCGGTGAACCCCACATACTACCCTCGGATCTCGGTCGGGCATTATACACACGCGTCTTCAGCCGTGTGTGCGATAGCGCCCTCAAGACGCGTAAACGACGCGGCTTCCGGGCGCGTACCGTTCCTCCATGATGGCGCCAATCTCCGAGTAGCGTGAGCGATCGACCCACCACGTGGTGTACGGCGCATCCCTGAGAAATCCAGGCAATGCCGCGTCCACGATTCCCTCGCGCACCAGTTCCGACACGACCCAATCTCCCGGCGGCGCCGGTACCGATTTAACCAGCAGCAGGTGCCGAGCGGCGAGCGTATGGGCTAACCAGGCGGCAAGACTATCGGAGGTTATACCCCAGCAGCGCGGAATTCCATCGTGCCCCCGCATCATATCCCGCGGCAGCCACACCGCGACGCGCCCCGAGGCGAGCGCATTCTCGATTTGCGCCCGATCCCGCACCGGCGCAAGACGGGGTTCGATCCCGGTCATCATCAGACCGAACTGTTCCATCGCAAGCACCGCCATTGCGTGCGCGGCCTCATCCGAAAACCTCCACTCGGATTGGGCATGGCGCACCTGGTCGGCAAACGGCCCGCCGCCGGGCACGATGATCGCCCGTCCCCCGGCGCTTTCGGCCAGAGCGCTGAGCCATCGCGGCAACTCGCTCGCGTATGCCAGGCTGCCGCCCAACTTAACCACCCAC from Pseudomonadota bacterium includes the following:
- a CDS encoding YybS family protein, which gives rise to MKILAEYVMRGRLQAAGVAGLCGVLSWLMPPVSYLSGAAVGLVALRHGAREGTFVIAGAAFLSGAVAFGGFRNLLPVASLLVALWLPVWLAALVLRVSREQGVMLSAVGAMAGLFVVAMRITLSDVDAWWEEILKRVFRQAESDGDVLIPDEMLVELAAVMNPLIAAAIEFSIVVTLLLARWWQAALYNPGGFRAEFEVLRLPGVLAFPTVAMIIYLVFEIMSRARPYGVIVDLVVVACVLYCFQGLAVVHHQHRARGHSKAWLVILYVVLFITPHYTVFGLAACGLLDRAVNFRGLPPPSFRGGAAA
- the rpsF gene encoding 30S ribosomal protein S6, with the translated sequence MRHYEIVFLVHPDQSEQVPAMINRYRSMIETRGGAIHRLEDWGRRQLTYLIEKVHKAHYVLMNVECDGETLSELNNAFRFNDAVIRNLVMRRDEAVTEPSLLARRADDEEPVEGPRPAPEPSAVESPDPVDSNAGEEIADVVQVR
- the galU gene encoding UTP--glucose-1-phosphate uridylyltransferase GalU, coding for MSKPVKKAVFPVAGLGTRFLPATKANPKEMLPIVDKPLIQYAVEEAVAAGVTELVFITGRNKRAIPDHFDKAYELEAELTKHNKTKMLDLATNILPPGVSCIYIRQSEALGLGHAVLCARPVIGKEPFAVVLADDLIDGNHKGCLSQMVELYSRYNCGVIAVEPVPQEETSRYGIVVSQAIEPRVGKVQSIVEKPRPEDAPSNLAVVGRYILTPDIMPVLEHTAEDARGEIQLTDAIAKLLAKKTVLSLEFEGQRYDCGSKLGFLQATVEYALKHPEVRADFRKYLDSLQGQMRAPERVSEAIAMAHNPTRKLRDGG
- a CDS encoding mannose-1-phosphate guanylyltransferase/mannose-6-phosphate isomerase; this encodes MTTLIPIILAGGGGTRLWPLSREQYPKQFLKLGRAATLLQQTLRRLDGLASMPDSAAYSLTLPPPIVVSNEDHKFLVTEQARQVGVEPSSIMLEPVGRNTAPALTCAALVCQARSPECVVLMMPADHVIQDPEAFCRAVLRGIGLAQDDYLVTFGVAPTKPETGYGYIEHGAEIDRGRDAIAPHKAYQVKAFAEKPGAERAQLYISAGNCLWNSGIFMMKASQWLEAIGHYRPDILAACERACGEAQLDGGFYRMQRQAFEACPSDSIDYAVMEKVSGDSFFRTAMVPLDAGWSDVGAWSSLWEIAERDSDGNAILGDVCALDSRNNLLLSESRLLAVLGCDDLAVVETADAVLVLPKEKAQGVKEVIAWMQQHAREERLNHRRVYRPWGSYESIDQGERFQVKRIIVQPGAKLSLQMHHHRAEHWIVVKGTARVTRGEEDFLLTENQSTYIPLGIQHRLENPGTIPLEIIEVQSGAYLGEDDIVRFADAYHRV
- the rpsR gene encoding 30S ribosomal protein S18 — translated: MSRFFRRKRFCRFTAEGVKEIDYKDLNTLKGYLTETGKIMPSRISGTKARYQRQLATAIKRARFLALLPYCDSH